The nucleotide sequence AAGCGGTTCTGCCCGAACACCCCGATGTTGACGGTCTCGGCGAAGTTCTCATCGCCGAACGTGTTGGCGGCGCCGCCCACGGTCGTCACGCCCGGCCCGGCGAAGCCCAGCCCGGTGGCCATCGAGACCTCGGTGGTCTCGCGGAAGCCCTGCGCACCGAAGGAGAAGTCGCCGCGCAGCGCATCGCTCAGACCGTACTGCAGGTTGCCCAGATACTCGGCCGTGAAGGTCCGGCCCGTACGGTACCCGATGTTCCGCTCACCCACCTCACCCGTGTAGACGTAGAAGAAGCCGAACGGGAGCAGGCGCGTCTTCTGCTCGTCGATCTGGTCCACGCCGAAGGTGAGCCGGTGGGTGAAGTTCTGCATGGGGGTGAAGTTGACGTTCAACCCGCCCGTCCAGCGGCTGGCGTCGTCGAAGGTCCTCACCTCCTGGATGTTCCGGACCGGGATCCAGGGCTCGCCGTAGGGCGCCTCGGCCGTGGCCTTCTTCGGGTCACCGATGGTGGCGTTCCCCAGCAGGGACATCCAGTTGTTGCCGGACTGGAGCGCCCAGATCCGGTTGCGGGCGTAGGCGCTGTTGATGCCCACGGACCATTTGTCGCTCGCGGTCCAGTTCAGGTTCACGCGCATGTTGCCGCGCTTCTGGTCGTTGGGCTTGATGGAGCCTTCTTCGTAGTTGAAGCCACCGGACACGAAGTAGGTGATGTCCTCTCCGCCGCCCGACGCGGTCAGGTCGTACGTGTTGACGAGTCCGTTCTCGATGAGGCTCTCGTTGGCGTCCAGCGCGCGCGTGCCGTCCGTCCCGACGAAGTTGGGGTACAGCGTGGTCGGGAAGTTGGCCCGGTGCCGGTTGAAGCCGACCGTGGTGGAGAACGTGAACTGCGGCGCCGAGTTGGACCGTCCCTTCTTGGTGAAGATCTGGATCACGCCGCCCGACGCCTCGGAACCGTAGAGCGTGGCCGCGGCCGCGCCCTTGAGCACCTCGATGCGGTCGATCTCCTCCGGATTGATGTCCGAGAGGCGGTCCTCGCCGGCTCCACCAGAGAAGGCGCAGCACGTGGCCTGTGCGATCCCGCCCCACTCCTCCTGGTTGGCGTTGACGCGCACGCCGTCGATGTAGATGACCGGGCGGGTGTTCAGCTCGAAGGTGGACGTCCCGCGGATGCGCAGGTCGCGGCCGGCGCCCACGCCGCCCACGACTCCGACGGAGCGAACGCCGGGGATGCGGGCCTCCAGCGCCTGGCTGAAGCCCTCCACCGGCACGTTCTCCTGCACCTGCGAGAGATCCACGCTGGCGATGGAGTTGCCGAGCTTGCGCTTGGAGACGGCGCCGGCGGTGCCCGTCACCACGACCTCATCCAGCGCGATCGCGCTCAACTCGAGCGCGAAGTCGGATACGGCGGTCTGGCCGGCGGACACGGTGACCTGCGTCTCGGCCGTCTTGTAGCCGATGTAGGTGACCCGGACCGTGACGGTGCCCGTGGGCACACCCGTGACGAGGTAGCGTCCCGACGCGTTGGAGAGGCCGCCGCGGGACGTCCCGTCGATGCTCACCTGGGCGCCGTTGATGGGCTGCCCGTTGGTGATGTCCGTCACCTGGCCGGTGACGGCGCCCGTCTGCTGCGCAGCGGCGGCCACGGGCAGGAACGCGAAGGAAAGCAGGACCAGCAGTGTGGCCGGATGGACTCCCGGCCTCGAACGAAGAGTGCGCATAGTCGACTCCGTGCGGGTTGCAGGATACGACGGTACCGGTCACACCTCTGGCGGGAGGGAGGTGTGTGGGGAGAACCAACGCTGCAGACTACTCCCGGCGCGCCGCGTCTGTCAAACGCTTACGTCGTTGCGGCGGGCGGGTTTCGGGCGTGCGCAACGGGGGCGGCGAGCCCCACTCCGCCAACCGGCGCCGGTGGCGGCCGCCGCCGTCCTTTCCGGCCTGCCGGGTCTGGGCTACGATGACCCCGTCCACCACGCGGAGGGGAAGCATGGTCAGGAGGACCCGCAGGACCGGGCTGGGTCTGGCCGGCTGGCTCTGTGCCGCCGTGCTGGGGGCCTGCACGGAAGAGGAGCCCGAGCAGGCGCTCGTTCGACTGGACAGCCCCGACCGCACCCAGGCGGTGCTGGTCACCTCCACCGACTTCACGGTCGAAGGCGGCACCACCACCCTGCTGGAGGCGGACACGGTCACCGTATCCCTGCCCTTCGAACAGGTCTACCCGTTGGACAGCCCGGCCCGGTTCTACTCCTACGCGTCCTTCGGGGACACGCTTCCGGCCACGCTCGCCCTGACCATCTTCATCGACGAGCGGCAGTGGTTCGCGGACTCGCGGCGTCTCAACGACCCGGAGCCGGCGGGCCTGGAATTCACCTACCGGTGGTCCACGGGTCTGCTGTTCTGAGGCGGGCGCGCCACCGCGGGTCGCGCGCCCCGCGGGTCTGGCTCGGGGTGCTGTCGCTGCTGGCGGGGTGCGCCCCGCCGGACGCGGGCCTCTCCCCTCCGGTGGCGGCGGTCGGCACGGATTCCCTCACCGTGGATCGGCTGGCCGAGCTGCTGGTGCTCGCCCAGCCGCTGCCCCTCGAGCCTGCGCCGGTCGAGGCACTCGTCCGTCACTGGATCGAGGTCACCGCGCTCGCCGTCCACGTCCGGGGCGGTGGGGATCCCCTCGCCGACTCGCTGGTCACCGCCAGCCTCTGGCTGGAGCTGCGCGAACGAGCCCTGGGCGGCGCGACGCCGGCCCCGCCGTCGACCCAGGTCGCGCTGGAGGCGGGTGCGGTCGAGGTGGCCCGCGGGCTCGCCCGCACTCCCGAGCGGCCGCCGCCGGTGGACGCGCCCCTCGTGCGCACCTCGGGAGCGGTCTTCTCGGCGTCGGACCTGCGGCGCTATCTCCTCTTCCTGCCGGCGGAGGCGCACGCGGAGATCGCTGTCGCGCCGGAGGCGGAGGTGGCCGCGTTCCTGGGCTCCCTGGCCACCCGCGAGGGCGCGGCGCGCGATCGCCTCGCGGAGGTGCCGCAGTCCGTCCGCGACTCGTTGGTGCGCGCGGGCCGGGCGCGCATCGCGGACGCGCTGCAGGCGCTACGGACGCCCCAGCCCGACGCGGCCGTGCTCGACGTGGACGCATACTTCGATGCGCTCGTCGCGCGCCGGACCGACCAGGTGGCCCTGCCGCCGCTCCTCGCGGCGGCGCTGCTGGATGCGGTCGCGTGGGAGCTGGATGCGGACGGGTTGGAGCAGGCGTTGCAGCAGGCGCGCGCCCTCCTGGGCGGAGCGGGCGCGTGAGCGGCCGGCGCCGGGCGCTCGCGAGCGGCGTAGGCGTGCTCCTGACCCTCGCAGCCTGTGAGCCGGCGCCCCCGGTCGTGGCCGCCCCGGGTGCCCCGCTTCCGGCGCTCGAGGAGGCCGAGCGCGGACGCTTCCTCCTGGGCCGCGCCGTGTTCGAGCGCCTGGCCACGGAGGAGGAGGGGCTCGGCCCGCTCTTCAACGAGGCCCGCTGCAGCGGCTGCCACGATCAGCCCGCGATCGGCGGGGGAGGGCTCATCCTGGTCCGGAAGGCCACGCGTTGGGAGGAGGGCACCTGCGACCTCCTGCGTGCGCATGGAGGCGACAACCTGCAGGCGAGGGCTTCGGCGGCGTTGCAGGCCGCAGGACTGGGACCCGATCGCCTGCCTGCCGAGGCGAGCGACAGCGGCTTCGCGCTGCCCCCGCCGCTGTGGGGTCTCGGGCTTCTGGAGCGGGTTCCGGAGGCGGTCCTGCGCGCCCACGAGGACCCGGAGGACCGGGACGGGGACGGCGTGTCCGGCCGCCTGGGCCGCACGGAGGACGGGCGCGTCGGTCGCTTCGGCGGGAAGGCGGATGTGGCCACGGTGCGGGACTTCGTGGAGAGCGCGCTGCGCTTCGAGCTCGGCTTCACCACGCCTGACCACCTGGAGGAGGAAGGCCCCAACGGGCAGCCGCTCCCACCCGGGATCGATCCGATGCCGGACCCCGAGATCGACGCGGCCGGGATCACGCGCCTGGTGGACTTCATCCAGTGGCTGGCGCCTCCCGAGCCCCTGCCGCTGGCGGCCGAAACGGAGTCCCGGGGCCGTCAGGTGTTCGCCGCCGTTGGGTGCACCTCCTGCCATCTGCCCGAGCTCACGACGGCGCGGGACGGCCCTCCCTGGAGTCGTGGCGTGCGCCTGGAGCCGTGGACCGACCTGCTGCTGCATGATCTCGGCGAGCCCCTGCGCAGTGTCTGCGGTCCCGGCGCATCTCCGGTCGAACACCGTACGCCCCCCCTGTGGGGCCTGGGGCGGCGGGAGCGCTTCCTGCACGATGGGCGCGCGGGAACGGTGGACGAGGCCGTCCGGCAGCATGGTGGGGAAGCCGAGCGGGTCCGGGACGCCTACGAGGCGCTGCCGGAAGCAGAGCGAGCGACGCTGCTGGAGTGGTTGGCCGCGCGCTGAGGCGAGCAGGGGACCGCGCAACCCGCGTGGAAGCCGCCACACCGCGACTGGACCGGACGCTCCGATCCACCGATGCTTACCCTCGACGGACAACGCGCTCCCGACCCCTCTGCGCCGCCATGGATCCTGCCGACGACCTCGCGTCCGGCCTGATGCAGCTCGTGTACGTCAGCATCGCCGTCCAGCCGTTCACCGAGGACGACCTGCTGGCGATGCTGGTCCCCATCCGCATCCGCAATCAACTGCATGATGTGACCGGTCTGCTGGTCTTCCACGACGGCCGCTTCTTCCAGGTGCTGGAAGGTCCCGAGGACGCCGTCCTGACCATCTACGACCGCATCCGCGACGATCGGCGACACCACGACCTGGAGGAGCTGTACCGGGGCGAGGTCGCGCAGCGCCTCTTCGGGGAGTGGTCGATGGGGCTGGTCCACACGGACGCCATGCCCGCAGGCCCGCGCCTGGGGGTGGTCGACTTCCTGCGGAGCGGGATCGGGACGGCGCCGGGCTCCGAGGTGCAGCGGCTGCTGATCGCGTTCCGGGACGGGTTGTTGCGCGAAGACCTCGACATCTGAGGAGGCGATCCCACAGTTCGCGGGTCCACGGGCGCTCCACCGGCACGGATAAACATCCGGCGCCGCCCCGGAGCGACGGTCGGGAGCCAGCGATGACGCCCCGGAAATGGCTCAACGGCGCCACGTACGGCGGTTGTCCCCTTCGCGGTCCCTCCTGCGCCAAGGGGAATGGCGAACCCGCGGCTTGACCTTCGCAGCATGGCCGCTCAACTTTTCACACGGATTGACCCCCTGCAGGAGGCATTCATGAAGGGCATCCAGAGCTACGAGGCTCCAAAGCTCACGCAGTTCGGCACCATCCGCGAGCTGACCAAGTTCGGCGGTGGCGCGTGCAGCGATCACCCGGTGGGTGACGCCGTTACGTGTCCGACGCGTAGCTGACCGAGCAACCCGGCAGCCGGCCCCCCGACGGCGGCGCCGGAGCAGCACCGAGAGTCTGGCGCCCGTCGGGGGGCGCCAGGCTCTTTTTTTCGCGCGTTTTTTTTCGCCCGGACCTCTTCGCGCGCCTGACGTTCCCGATCCTACCTGCGGGACGTTCCCTATCCCGCAGCGACCTTCGTACCCGCAGGCGCCCGCGGATCGCACGTCGAGCGAGCGCCCGCAGGCGCCCGCTCCCCAGGGACGTTCGAACTCCCTGGGAACGTTCGAGCTCCCTGGGAACGTTCGAGCTCCCTAGAGGCGTTCGAGCCAGAGCGCGAGCGTGAGCGTCCGCCACAGTCGGACGACCTCGAGCTCGCCGGACGTGTTCTGCAGGAACGCGTCGCGCGCGTGCGCAGTCCAGTCCGATCGCACCCAGCGGGAGATGCCGCCGGGGTCGTCGGCGACGAGGGTCTGCAGACGCTGCAACTCGAAGCGTTTGAACGCGTGGAAGAAGCCGGGTCCGAGATCGGACTTCCCCACGCGCGTCTCCACCGCCGCCGGCAGGATGCCGTGGAGCGCGCGCCGCGTGATCGACCGCGTCCAGCCCTCGCGCACCTTCTGCTCCGGCGGCAGCGACAGGCACAGCTCCACCATCCGCCGGTCCATGTAGGGAAGCCGCAGGTCCAGCCCGAACCGCGCAGCCAACGGGTCGAGCACCTCCACGGTCCGGAACAGCAGCGGCCGCGTGACGAGCCGGTGATGGTGGTCGCGCTCGGACGTGACGGGGCGCTTGGATGGCGCGCGCAGCGGGTCGAGCTCGGACGCGAACGAGGGCGTCAGGAACGGCGCCCAGTCGGGGTCGCGCCCGAACGGCATCGGTGCGGCGGGCGTCCGCCCCCGCAGCCGCCGGAGGAGGGTGGGGAGGCCGGTGGCGTCGAGGCGGGGCCCCAGCGTCTGGTAGCGCAGCAGCTCACGGAGCGTGGGCTTCCACGGCCGCCCACTGCGCGCCCCCCACGCCGACAGCTCGCGGCGTAGCCGCAGGAGCTGCCCCCTCCGGGCGTACTCGGCGAACGCGCCCAGGCCGTGGGAAACCACCGTGTCCCCGTCGTAGCCGTCCAGCAGGACGCGCGCGCCGTGTGCCTGCGCCCGCGGAAACAGACCCCAGCTCAGATGCAGGTTGGGTGCGGGATTGGGCCGGTCGAGCAGGGCGACCACCTCGTCGTGGTCCGCCAGCGGGGAGAAGCGATCCGCGTGCAGCAGCTCGGAGCGCGCGGGCCAGGCCTCCAGCACGGCCCGCAGATAGGGCTGCTCGTCGGAAGCGGCGACGTCGTCGTACACGCCCGACAGCGTGACCAGCGGGTCGCTCACGCCGGCCTCGCGCCGGATCCACCCCGCCGCCGACACGATGGAGGAGGAATCGAGGCCGCCACTCAGCATGGCGGCAACCGGCGCGTCCGACCGGAGCCGCACGCGCACCGCGTCCAGGAAGACCGCGCGGAACTCCTCCTCGACCTCCGCGTCGCTGGCGGGGGCGTGGACGCGCGTGGGATCCGGCTGCCACCAGGCTTCGGTGCGCACGCCCCGCCCGTCCACCTCCAGGCGATGCCCCCAGGGCAGCGCCCGCACGTCGCGGAAGATGGTGCAGGCGGGATCGTCCACCACGGGAACCAGCAGGTGGAGGGCGACGCCGGAGGGATCGAGCGCGTCCCCGACCCACGGGAGCGTGCGCAGCGCCTTGACCTCGGACGCGAAGGCGAACCCGTGCGCGTCCGACCAGGCATGATAGAGCGGCTTGATGCCCATCGCGTCGCGTGCCCCGTGCAGCCGACCCTCCCGACCGTCCCAGAGCACGAACGCGAAGTCGCCGAGGAGACGGGGAAGGCAGGCGGGCCCCCAGCGCTCCCACGCCGCCAGCAACAGCGCGGCGTCGGGCAGCGGCGGATCGGCGTGCCGGTCGAGACCGAGCGCGTCCAGCAGCGCGGGCCGGTTGTCCAGACGCAGGTCGGCGGTGAGCACATGGACGCCGGACCGCGAGGACAGGGGCAGCCGTTCGTGACGGGCCTCTGGCGTGGTGATCCGGTGGGCGCAGCCCAGCCCCACCGCTCCCTCCCGCCAGACGTGCAGACCATCCGGGCCGCGGTGGGCCAGCGTGGCCGCCATGGCGTCGAGGAGCGACGGGTCGACGGCGCGACCGTCCGGATGGAAGAGACCGAAGATCGCGCTCATGGAAGGGAGGCGGAGGACTCGCTGGCGAAGGGGGCGGAGCCGCCGGGGCTCCGGTCCCCCCTGCCAGGACGGCGGTCGGGACCGGCGCTCAGGGGGCCGGCGTCACGCGTACGGGGCAGACCTTGAGCTCGGCCGTGTGCGTGACCGGATCGTAGCCGCCTCCGGTGAGGTTGTTCACCGGCACGTCGTTGAAGCTGAAGGATGCGAAGACCGTGCCCCGTGGCGAGCGGTTCGTGGCCCTGACCCGGATGTTGACGCACCCGCGGGGGCTGGCGAGCTCGGCCCAGCCTCCGTCCGCGAGGCCCCAGGCCGCCACGTCATCCGGATGGACCTCGAGCACCTCCTCCGGCAGGAGGTAGTCGATGCCGGCTGCGCGTCCGGTCTGGGTGCGGGTATGGTAGGACGCCAGGCGTCGCCCGGTGGTGAGCCACACCGGGTAGTCGGACGAGATCGTCTCGGCCGGATCGCGGTAGCGCACGAGCTTGAACAGCCCGCGTCCGCCCTCGATCGGGAAGTCCTCCTCGTGCAGGCGGGGCGTGCCGGGATGGCCGGGCTCGGGCACGGGCCACTGGTACTCGCCGTGTTCGATCCGGTCCCAGTCGAGCCCGGCATAGATCGGCGACACCGCGCACAGCTCGTTGAAAACCTCCTTGGCGGAGGCGAAGCCGAAGCCCTGGAAGCCCATGCGCTGCGCGAGCTGGTCGATGATCCACCAGTCCGGACGGGCCTCTCCGGGAGGCGGCACGGCGGCCCGCAGGCGCTGTACGCGCCGCTCCGTGTTGGTGCAGACGCCGTCCGTCTCGGCCCAGGCGCTGGCCGGGAAGACCACATCCGCCAGCGCGGCCGTCTCGGTCATGAAGATGTCGATGACCACCAGGCAATCGAGGCTCTCCAGCGCGTGCTGGCAGTGCTGGCGGTCGGGATCGGAGACCACCGTGTTCTCGCCGTCGATGAGCATGGCGCGGATCCGGTCCCCGGCCAGCTCGAGCGCCGTGACCTTGGTCATGCCCTTCTCGAGGTCGGTGGCGCGGCCGTAGACGCGCTCGAACTTCGCCTGGTTCGCAGGATCGGTGACGGACTGGAAGCCGGCGTAGTTGTTGGGCAGCGCGCCGCAGTCCCCGGCTCCCTGGATGTTGTTCTGGCCGCGCATCGGGTTCACCCCGGTGCCCTCACGGCCGATGTGGCCCGTCATGAGCGCGAGGTTGCACAGGCTCTGCACGTTCTCGACGCCGCAGATGTGCTCGGTGATGCCCAACGTGTAGTAGATGGCTCCGCGCTCGGCCTGCGCGTACCACAACGCCGCGCGCTCGATGTCGGCCGCGGGCACCTCGCAGATGGGCGCGGCCCATTCCGGCGTGAAGTCCTTCACGTGCTCGAGGAAGGCTTCGGCCTCGCGGGTGCGGCCTTCGACGAAACCACGGTCCACCAGGCCCTCGCGCGCGATGACGTGCGCCATGGCCAGGAGCAGCGCGGTATCCGATCCCACCCGGATGGGCAGCCACAGATCCGCCAGGTCCGCCAGGCCGATCCGGCGCGGATCGGCCACGATCATGCGGGCCCCCCGCGCCAGCGCCCGCTTGAGGCGGGTCGCAGCGACGGGGTGGCACTCCGTCATGTTGGTGCCGATGCAGAAGATGACATCCGGCTTCTCCATGTCGACCAGCGGGTTCGACATGGCCCCTCTCCCGATCGTGGCCGCCAGACCGGCGACTGTGGGAGCGTGTCAGGCACGGCTGCAGTTGTCGATGTTGTTGGTGCCGAGCCCCGCCCGCATGAAGCGCTGCATCATGTAGGCGGCCTCGTGCGGCGCGCGGCCCGAGGCCACGCCGTAGACGGCGTGGCGGCCGTGCTCGGCGACCACCCGCCCCAGACCTTCGGCGGCGCGGTCGAGCGCCTCGTCCCACGTGGCGGGGCGCAGCTGCCCGTCCTCGCCGCGCACGAACGGTGTCTTGAGCCGGTCCGGGTGCTGCACGAAGTCGAAGGCGAACTGCCCCTTCACGCACAGCGCGCCCTTGTTGGCCGGGCCGTCCATGGCCGGCAGCACGCCGACGAGCACGTCGCCTCGGGTCTGCAGGTCGACGGAGCAGCCCACCCCGCAGTACGGGCAGATCGTGCGCGTGCTCTCGGTCTCTCCGGGCACGTCCTTTCGGGCCAGGGCCTTGAGGTCGCCGAGCGCGCCGGTGGGACACGTCTGCACGCACTGTCCGCAGAACGTGCAGGACGAATCCTTGAGCCAGCCCCCGAACTCGGTGGTGATCTGGGTGTGGAACCCCCGGCCCTGGATGGAGATGGCATAGTCGCCCTCCTGCTCGGCGCACACGCGCACGCAGCGGTAGCAGGAGATGCAGTTCTCGTAGTCGCGCAGGATGAACGGATTGGGATCGTCCGGTCGGCTCGTGCCCG is from Gemmatimonadota bacterium and encodes:
- a CDS encoding TonB-dependent receptor codes for the protein MRTLRSRPGVHPATLLVLLSFAFLPVAAAAQQTGAVTGQVTDITNGQPINGAQVSIDGTSRGGLSNASGRYLVTGVPTGTVTVRVTYIGYKTAETQVTVSAGQTAVSDFALELSAIALDEVVVTGTAGAVSKRKLGNSIASVDLSQVQENVPVEGFSQALEARIPGVRSVGVVGGVGAGRDLRIRGTSTFELNTRPVIYIDGVRVNANQEEWGGIAQATCCAFSGGAGEDRLSDINPEEIDRIEVLKGAAAATLYGSEASGGVIQIFTKKGRSNSAPQFTFSTTVGFNRHRANFPTTLYPNFVGTDGTRALDANESLIENGLVNTYDLTASGGGEDITYFVSGGFNYEEGSIKPNDQKRGNMRVNLNWTASDKWSVGINSAYARNRIWALQSGNNWMSLLGNATIGDPKKATAEAPYGEPWIPVRNIQEVRTFDDASRWTGGLNVNFTPMQNFTHRLTFGVDQIDEQKTRLLPFGFFYVYTGEVGERNIGYRTGRTFTAEYLGNLQYGLSDALRGDFSFGAQGFRETTEVSMATGLGFAGPGVTTVGGAANTFGDENFAETVNIGVFGQNRFELNDRLFATVGMRVDGNSAFGANYGLQAYPKADLAYNLTSEDDILPDMVSSLKLRAAWGQAGKFPGAFDQFQTYDATAVLNDAPGVTPLNPGNADLEPEKTSEIEVGFDAGFLEDRLGLTFTYFNARTKDALLQIQLPPSEGFSQAQLQNVGEISNQGVEVSLNATPIANQNLRWNTNVNFDWNQNEIVDLGPTADRGRLGNFREGYPVGALFDREITGWDAATRTHSRSDTAVFRGQPLPKYNGAFSNTLTFGDFRIYGQLRGEWGATFSNGDRPYRVRQRAGDEYLRTLDAAGDPTPATDSILNYWTLVSAYDSRDQIRIQEVSLSWTLPASLSDRIGAGRTSVSLAGYNLWWWDDCNCWDPSMAYRGGDDSNFSGFLAMPQPRKFTFTLRTAF
- a CDS encoding di-heme oxidoredictase family protein, whose translation is MSGRRRALASGVGVLLTLAACEPAPPVVAAPGAPLPALEEAERGRFLLGRAVFERLATEEEGLGPLFNEARCSGCHDQPAIGGGGLILVRKATRWEEGTCDLLRAHGGDNLQARASAALQAAGLGPDRLPAEASDSGFALPPPLWGLGLLERVPEAVLRAHEDPEDRDGDGVSGRLGRTEDGRVGRFGGKADVATVRDFVESALRFELGFTTPDHLEEEGPNGQPLPPGIDPMPDPEIDAAGITRLVDFIQWLAPPEPLPLAAETESRGRQVFAAVGCTSCHLPELTTARDGPPWSRGVRLEPWTDLLLHDLGEPLRSVCGPGASPVEHRTPPLWGLGRRERFLHDGRAGTVDEAVRQHGGEAERVRDAYEALPEAERATLLEWLAAR
- a CDS encoding BLUF domain-containing protein; translated protein: MDPADDLASGLMQLVYVSIAVQPFTEDDLLAMLVPIRIRNQLHDVTGLLVFHDGRFFQVLEGPEDAVLTIYDRIRDDRRHHDLEELYRGEVAQRLFGEWSMGLVHTDAMPAGPRLGVVDFLRSGIGTAPGSEVQRLLIAFRDGLLREDLDI
- a CDS encoding lasso RiPP family leader peptide-containing protein, translated to MAAQLFTRIDPLQEAFMKGIQSYEAPKLTQFGTIRELTKFGGGACSDHPVGDAVTCPTRS
- a CDS encoding asparagine synthase-related protein — encoded protein: MSAIFGLFHPDGRAVDPSLLDAMAATLAHRGPDGLHVWREGAVGLGCAHRITTPEARHERLPLSSRSGVHVLTADLRLDNRPALLDALGLDRHADPPLPDAALLLAAWERWGPACLPRLLGDFAFVLWDGREGRLHGARDAMGIKPLYHAWSDAHGFAFASEVKALRTLPWVGDALDPSGVALHLLVPVVDDPACTIFRDVRALPWGHRLEVDGRGVRTEAWWQPDPTRVHAPASDAEVEEEFRAVFLDAVRVRLRSDAPVAAMLSGGLDSSSIVSAAGWIRREAGVSDPLVTLSGVYDDVAASDEQPYLRAVLEAWPARSELLHADRFSPLADHDEVVALLDRPNPAPNLHLSWGLFPRAQAHGARVLLDGYDGDTVVSHGLGAFAEYARRGQLLRLRRELSAWGARSGRPWKPTLRELLRYQTLGPRLDATGLPTLLRRLRGRTPAAPMPFGRDPDWAPFLTPSFASELDPLRAPSKRPVTSERDHHHRLVTRPLLFRTVEVLDPLAARFGLDLRLPYMDRRMVELCLSLPPEQKVREGWTRSITRRALHGILPAAVETRVGKSDLGPGFFHAFKRFELQRLQTLVADDPGGISRWVRSDWTAHARDAFLQNTSGELEVVRLWRTLTLALWLERL
- the fdhF gene encoding formate dehydrogenase subunit alpha — its product is MIANANGSNGRTPTFTLDGEKVDFRPGETILEVAERHARDIPTLCYDPRLDPFGGCRLCVVEVEGSRNPVASCTTRAEPGMVVRTRTASLEMHRRVLMEMVASENRDTDVDPLSGYASQEMATLLDRYEARSGRFEGARSGTSRPDDPNPFILRDYENCISCYRCVRVCAEQEGDYAISIQGRGFHTQITTEFGGWLKDSSCTFCGQCVQTCPTGALGDLKALARKDVPGETESTRTICPYCGVGCSVDLQTRGDVLVGVLPAMDGPANKGALCVKGQFAFDFVQHPDRLKTPFVRGEDGQLRPATWDEALDRAAEGLGRVVAEHGRHAVYGVASGRAPHEAAYMMQRFMRAGLGTNNIDNCSRAUHAPTVAGLAATIGRGAMSNPLVDMEKPDVIFCIGTNMTECHPVAATRLKRALARGARMIVADPRRIGLADLADLWLPIRVGSDTALLLAMAHVIAREGLVDRGFVEGRTREAEAFLEHVKDFTPEWAAPICEVPAADIERAALWYAQAERGAIYYTLGITEHICGVENVQSLCNLALMTGHIGREGTGVNPMRGQNNIQGAGDCGALPNNYAGFQSVTDPANQAKFERVYGRATDLEKGMTKVTALELAGDRIRAMLIDGENTVVSDPDRQHCQHALESLDCLVVIDIFMTETAALADVVFPASAWAETDGVCTNTERRVQRLRAAVPPPGEARPDWWIIDQLAQRMGFQGFGFASAKEVFNELCAVSPIYAGLDWDRIEHGEYQWPVPEPGHPGTPRLHEEDFPIEGGRGLFKLVRYRDPAETISSDYPVWLTTGRRLASYHTRTQTGRAAGIDYLLPEEVLEVHPDDVAAWGLADGGWAELASPRGCVNIRVRATNRSPRGTVFASFSFNDVPVNNLTGGGYDPVTHTAELKVCPVRVTPAP